Proteins found in one Tumebacillus sp. BK434 genomic segment:
- a CDS encoding LTA synthase family protein produces the protein MKMMFLDYWIGLGIGSPLQWVAALAGLFLLTGLFVLLPKYVRFGALIVVDLAVSFILLADLFFFRNYSRVIPLPMLETAGQLGTVTNEIKNLFSAWDLFLIVDFVLLIPLLLIYGSRLLIVQGPMFSQRLSHAALLIVGSAVLLVVQSAGLVNVYGKPAYTEMYTNNVMVRHMGILSYHAVDAYQYFGGGSDQQLKEQDLNELRAWMDKRRQEPTPKLQGVAKGKNLIIVQMEALQYFLINSKVNGQEVTPHMNKLIQEAMYFDNYLVEVGTGNTSDAEFMTLNSLYPAEAGAIYKQEADNTYRSLPILLKESGYSASYVFHTYKPDFYNRDVMYQAEGFDKFYSESFFKQDDIIGWGPSDRTLYNQSLDVLKEQQNPFMAFYITLSGHTDYKIPEQEKELEIPEGQYSELFTNYLHAQHYADKELGAYMDKLKELGILDNSLFVVYGDHFANGLSKYEIGKYEGIGKEVDDYIYHEQKKVPLFIRLPGGQEAGTYNIPGGQMDLFPTLINMLGIDKNKVFYFGQDLVNMKPEESFSAFRQYTNPNTFATDRLFYLASQDGIFEHGACYDRTNAGALLPIETCRPGFERAKWELKMNDLLVRGDAIPKVVKK, from the coding sequence ATGAAAATGATGTTTCTGGACTACTGGATTGGCCTGGGCATCGGGTCCCCGCTGCAGTGGGTGGCGGCGCTGGCAGGCTTGTTCCTGTTGACCGGTCTTTTTGTGTTATTGCCGAAATATGTGCGCTTTGGGGCGCTGATCGTCGTCGATCTGGCGGTGAGCTTCATCCTCTTGGCCGACCTGTTTTTCTTCCGCAACTACAGCCGGGTCATCCCGTTGCCGATGCTGGAGACGGCCGGGCAACTCGGCACGGTGACCAATGAGATCAAGAATCTGTTCTCGGCGTGGGATCTGTTTTTGATCGTCGATTTCGTGCTGTTGATTCCGCTTTTGCTCATCTACGGCAGCAGGCTTTTGATCGTGCAGGGGCCGATGTTTTCGCAGCGTCTGAGCCACGCGGCGCTGTTGATCGTCGGCAGCGCGGTGCTGCTCGTCGTGCAGTCGGCCGGGCTGGTCAACGTGTACGGCAAACCGGCGTACACGGAGATGTACACGAACAACGTGATGGTGCGCCACATGGGCATCTTGAGCTATCACGCGGTCGACGCCTACCAGTATTTTGGCGGGGGCAGTGACCAGCAGCTGAAGGAGCAAGACCTGAATGAGCTGCGCGCCTGGATGGACAAGCGCCGTCAGGAGCCGACGCCGAAACTGCAAGGCGTGGCGAAAGGCAAGAACCTGATCATCGTGCAGATGGAAGCGTTGCAGTATTTCCTGATCAACAGCAAGGTGAACGGCCAGGAAGTGACGCCGCACATGAACAAGCTGATCCAGGAAGCGATGTATTTTGACAACTACCTCGTGGAAGTCGGGACGGGCAACACGTCGGACGCCGAGTTCATGACGCTGAACTCGCTGTACCCGGCCGAAGCGGGCGCGATCTATAAGCAGGAAGCGGATAACACCTACCGTTCGCTGCCGATTTTGTTGAAAGAAAGCGGTTACAGCGCGTCGTATGTGTTCCACACCTACAAGCCGGATTTCTACAACCGCGACGTGATGTACCAGGCGGAAGGGTTTGACAAGTTTTATTCGGAGAGTTTCTTCAAGCAAGATGACATCATCGGCTGGGGGCCGTCCGACCGCACGCTGTACAACCAGTCGCTGGACGTTTTGAAGGAGCAGCAGAATCCGTTCATGGCGTTTTACATCACGTTGTCCGGGCATACCGATTACAAGATTCCGGAGCAGGAAAAAGAGCTGGAGATTCCGGAAGGGCAGTACAGCGAGCTGTTCACCAACTACTTGCACGCGCAGCACTATGCGGACAAGGAGCTGGGGGCGTACATGGATAAGCTGAAAGAGCTGGGCATCCTTGACAACTCGCTGTTCGTGGTGTACGGTGACCATTTCGCCAACGGTCTCAGCAAGTACGAGATCGGGAAGTACGAAGGCATCGGCAAAGAGGTGGACGATTACATCTACCACGAGCAGAAGAAAGTGCCGCTCTTCATCCGCCTCCCCGGAGGTCAGGAAGCGGGCACGTACAACATCCCGGGCGGGCAGATGGACTTGTTCCCGACGCTGATCAACATGCTAGGCATCGATAAGAACAAAGTGTTCTACTTCGGGCAGGATCTGGTGAACATGAAGCCGGAGGAGAGCTTCTCGGCCTTCCGCCAGTACACCAACCCGAACACGTTCGCGACCGACCGGCTGTTTTATCTGGCCAGCCAGGACGGCATCTTCGAGCACGGTGCCTGCTACGACCGTACAAATGCAGGCGCGCTGCTGCCAATCGAAACGTGCCGGCCTGGATTCGAGCGGGCGAAGTGGGAGCTGAAGATGAACGACCTGCTGGTGCGTGGGGACGCGATTCCGAAGGTGGTAAAAAAGTAG
- a CDS encoding uracil-DNA glycosylase gives MNLQELTERIISCEACPRLREWCQEVAEVKKAKYKAETYWGRPVPGFGDPKARLIILGLAPGAHGANRTGRVFTGDESGRWLYGALHEFGFATSPDATHREDALQLVDAYINNIVRCAPPQNKPTANEIQSCRPFFTEELRLLTEKRVVLALGKIAFDNYKSFMKEEGHDVKGLTFAHGACYTFDDGRPALVASYHPSQQNTFTGKLTQAMWYEIFHNVRQLLNTTTI, from the coding sequence ATGAATTTACAAGAGTTGACCGAACGCATCATCTCCTGCGAAGCCTGCCCTCGCCTGCGCGAGTGGTGTCAGGAAGTCGCGGAGGTCAAGAAGGCGAAATACAAAGCAGAGACGTACTGGGGCCGCCCGGTGCCTGGATTTGGCGATCCCAAGGCCCGGCTGATCATCCTCGGGCTCGCACCGGGCGCGCATGGCGCGAACCGCACGGGGCGCGTGTTTACGGGAGACGAGTCGGGCAGATGGCTGTACGGGGCTTTGCACGAGTTTGGCTTTGCCACCTCGCCAGATGCCACGCACCGCGAGGATGCGCTGCAACTGGTCGATGCCTACATCAACAACATCGTCCGCTGCGCCCCGCCACAGAACAAGCCGACTGCAAACGAGATTCAGTCCTGCCGCCCGTTCTTTACGGAGGAGCTGCGCCTGCTGACAGAAAAGCGGGTGGTGCTGGCGCTTGGCAAGATCGCGTTTGACAATTATAAGAGCTTCATGAAGGAAGAAGGGCACGATGTCAAAGGGCTGACCTTTGCGCACGGCGCTTGTTATACGTTTGACGATGGCAGGCCGGCATTGGTTGCGTCCTACCATCCGAGCCAGCAAAATACTTTTACCGGCAAGTTGACGCAGGCGATGTGGTATGAGATATTTCATAATGTTCGACAGTTGCTTAATACAACAACTATATAG
- a CDS encoding ankyrin repeat domain-containing protein, translating to MNKNQLLKGALALGLLLPFASAPVPVQAASAPVAIHLNGAVLNTDQAAFNENGTVYVPVRHVIEALGGEVKWDNASQKATATINGTTITFEIGTATVRVGEEILDMNGQARLVHDRTMVPVRFVGEAVGGEVQWDGAKKVVIVDTRSRPLFDAIRAGNVPKVAGLLKSGMNPNVTQKQKSPLFVAVEAGELEIARLLLAQPGIDPYGSPDSHTPLHEAVTRSDIAAISLLLEGVKHPSFEQKVVQESALYTAVVRGRHEAAKTLLQHGVNPNIPNIIEQFRNTPDYAPQNDLLIHAAIQNNADLVAALLAAGAGPNVHLDGDLASALHFAAINNYDRVIRELLTAGADPNIAPHSGWTPLMVAAERGHTAAVKALVELGAPLDVKNELGANAYLIAKTHGNEATMQLLADAGADTAYSPKLSDDAVHFRKHTTHFTDADTELMRNAYIGQTGNVKALLAQGADPNVVNIQGTAINYASGYTETVQAILSAPSFHEAQSKNSALNVAIDTKNTELANSLLQAGAKTDYKTYNLALNTAPDLLDALFKSGMDPDEPLYDTKNYGLTLAAMWGQSDIVLVFLANKANPNLANEEGKTPLSYAILRGDTINAGHLLKYGADVNHADDNGHTPLYYAVGRSDVAAVNLLLSSKATVTQAIRDLAKEKTNQDIIEALK from the coding sequence ATGAACAAAAATCAACTTCTCAAAGGAGCGCTCGCCCTCGGCTTGCTGCTGCCTTTCGCCAGCGCTCCCGTGCCCGTACAGGCAGCATCCGCTCCCGTAGCCATCCACCTCAACGGCGCCGTGCTGAACACCGACCAGGCGGCTTTTAATGAGAACGGGACGGTCTACGTTCCGGTGCGCCACGTGATCGAAGCGCTCGGCGGCGAAGTGAAGTGGGACAACGCCAGCCAAAAAGCGACAGCCACGATCAATGGCACCACGATCACTTTTGAGATCGGCACGGCCACCGTGCGCGTCGGGGAAGAGATCCTCGACATGAATGGCCAAGCGCGCCTCGTCCATGACCGTACGATGGTACCGGTGCGTTTTGTCGGCGAAGCGGTCGGCGGCGAAGTGCAGTGGGACGGCGCGAAAAAGGTCGTCATCGTCGACACCCGCTCCCGCCCGCTCTTCGATGCGATCCGCGCCGGCAACGTTCCGAAAGTCGCCGGCCTCCTCAAGAGCGGCATGAACCCGAACGTCACCCAGAAACAAAAATCGCCCCTGTTCGTCGCGGTCGAAGCCGGCGAACTGGAGATCGCCCGCCTGTTGCTGGCCCAGCCGGGCATCGACCCGTACGGTTCGCCGGACAGCCACACTCCGCTGCATGAAGCGGTGACCCGCAGCGACATCGCCGCGATCTCCCTGCTGCTCGAAGGCGTCAAGCATCCGAGTTTCGAGCAAAAAGTCGTGCAGGAATCGGCGCTCTACACCGCCGTCGTCCGCGGCCGTCACGAAGCGGCCAAGACCTTGCTGCAGCACGGCGTCAACCCGAACATTCCGAACATCATCGAGCAGTTCCGCAACACCCCGGACTACGCGCCGCAAAATGACCTGTTGATCCATGCGGCTATCCAAAACAACGCCGATCTGGTCGCCGCCCTGCTCGCCGCCGGTGCCGGGCCGAACGTGCACCTCGACGGTGACCTGGCCTCCGCGCTGCATTTTGCGGCGATCAACAACTATGACCGCGTCATCCGCGAGCTGCTCACCGCCGGTGCCGACCCGAACATCGCCCCGCACAGCGGCTGGACCCCGCTGATGGTCGCAGCCGAGCGCGGCCATACGGCAGCGGTGAAAGCGCTCGTCGAACTTGGCGCCCCGCTCGATGTCAAAAACGAACTCGGCGCAAACGCCTACCTGATCGCCAAAACGCACGGCAACGAAGCGACGATGCAATTGCTGGCCGACGCAGGCGCCGACACCGCCTACAGCCCCAAGCTGAGCGACGATGCCGTCCATTTCCGCAAGCATACGACCCACTTCACCGACGCTGACACCGAGTTGATGCGCAACGCCTACATCGGCCAGACCGGCAACGTGAAGGCACTGCTCGCCCAAGGGGCCGACCCGAACGTCGTGAACATCCAGGGTACGGCGATCAACTATGCGTCCGGCTACACCGAGACGGTGCAAGCGATCCTCTCCGCTCCGTCGTTCCATGAGGCGCAGAGCAAGAACAGCGCTTTGAACGTCGCGATCGACACCAAAAACACCGAGCTTGCGAACAGCCTGCTCCAAGCTGGCGCCAAAACGGACTACAAAACGTACAACCTCGCGCTGAACACCGCACCCGACCTGCTGGATGCCCTCTTCAAAAGCGGCATGGACCCTGATGAGCCGCTGTACGACACCAAGAACTACGGCCTGACCCTCGCCGCGATGTGGGGGCAAAGCGACATCGTCCTCGTTTTCCTCGCCAACAAGGCCAACCCGAACCTGGCGAACGAGGAAGGCAAAACGCCGCTCAGCTACGCGATCCTACGCGGTGACACGATCAACGCCGGCCACCTGCTCAAATACGGCGCCGACGTCAACCATGCTGACGACAACGGCCACACCCCGCTCTACTACGCGGTCGGACGCAGCGATGTGGCAGCCGTCAACCTGCTGCTCAGCAGCAAGGCGACAGTCACCCAAGCCATCCGAGATCTGGCCAAAGAAAAAACCAATCAGGACATCATCGAAGCGCTGAAATAG
- a CDS encoding Mpo1-like protein gives MHRRIREDLIRYQQAHRHPINQILHYAAFLAAFLGWIWLLLDWRVTLVLAVLHYALSWIGHFGYEKNQPGSIRAPWLGFYAGFLWFFLKTLELLLCRKFLPA, from the coding sequence ATGCACCGCCGCATTCGCGAAGATCTGATCCGCTATCAGCAGGCGCACCGGCATCCGATCAACCAGATTCTGCACTATGCCGCCTTTCTTGCCGCTTTCCTCGGCTGGATCTGGCTCTTGCTCGACTGGCGCGTGACGCTGGTGCTGGCGGTGCTGCATTACGCCCTCTCTTGGATCGGCCATTTCGGGTATGAAAAGAATCAGCCCGGGTCGATCCGGGCGCCATGGCTCGGTTTTTACGCCGGGTTCCTCTGGTTCTTCCTGAAGACGCTGGAATTGCTCCTCTGCCGCAAATTCCTTCCAGCGTAA
- a CDS encoding HPr family phosphocarrier protein: MAEKTVTVGLPAGLHARPAALFVQEANRFTCEIYVEKAGKAVNAKSIMGIMSLAISSGSNVIIRADGPDAEQAVEKLAAIVSVQA, encoded by the coding sequence GTGGCAGAGAAAACGGTAACCGTGGGATTGCCCGCGGGCTTGCACGCCCGCCCGGCCGCATTGTTCGTGCAAGAAGCGAACCGCTTTACCTGTGAGATCTACGTGGAGAAAGCGGGGAAGGCGGTCAATGCGAAGAGCATCATGGGCATCATGTCGCTGGCGATCTCCAGCGGCTCCAACGTGATCATTCGCGCCGACGGGCCCGATGCGGAGCAAGCGGTGGAGAAACTGGCGGCGATCGTGTCCGTGCAGGCGTAA
- the whiA gene encoding DNA-binding protein WhiA, giving the protein MSFAARTKKELTQLDLKPCCKRAELAALIRMNGTVLISGKRFSLDVTTENAAIARRMYTLLKELFGVHAEILVRKKMRLKKNNVYMMRVPFQVREILQELCIAADNLTFVAGINPSLIKKSCCKRSYLRGVFLAGGSVNDPEGSSYHLEIASNDYDHSAALLELVNEYDLNAKLIDRKKSYVVYLKEVEKIIEFLNIIGAHQALLKFEDIRIVKGMRNQVNRLVNCETANLNKTIEASVRQIENIKLLERVVGLVNLPPRLREVAELRLQFPDINLKELGEMLPGKVSKSGVNHRLRKLDELAEKAKTGYTNKK; this is encoded by the coding sequence ATGTCTTTTGCTGCCCGCACCAAAAAAGAACTGACCCAGCTCGATCTCAAACCCTGCTGCAAACGGGCAGAGCTGGCCGCCCTGATCCGCATGAACGGCACGGTGCTGATCTCCGGCAAACGCTTTTCGCTCGACGTGACGACCGAAAACGCCGCAATTGCCCGCCGGATGTACACCTTGCTCAAAGAGCTGTTCGGCGTGCACGCGGAGATTCTCGTGCGCAAGAAGATGCGCCTGAAGAAAAACAACGTCTACATGATGCGTGTGCCGTTCCAAGTCCGCGAGATCCTGCAGGAGCTGTGCATCGCAGCAGACAACTTGACCTTCGTGGCCGGGATCAACCCGAGCCTGATCAAGAAGAGCTGCTGCAAGCGATCCTACCTGCGCGGCGTGTTTCTCGCCGGGGGCAGCGTGAACGACCCGGAAGGCTCGTCCTATCACTTGGAGATCGCTTCGAACGACTATGACCACTCGGCCGCCCTGCTCGAACTGGTCAATGAATACGATTTGAACGCCAAGCTGATCGACCGCAAGAAATCATACGTCGTCTACCTGAAGGAAGTCGAGAAGATCATCGAGTTCCTGAACATCATCGGGGCACACCAGGCGCTGTTGAAATTCGAAGACATCCGTATCGTCAAAGGCATGCGCAACCAGGTCAACCGGCTCGTCAACTGCGAGACGGCCAACCTGAACAAGACGATCGAAGCTTCCGTCCGGCAGATCGAAAACATCAAGCTGCTCGAACGGGTCGTCGGCCTCGTCAACCTGCCGCCGCGCCTGCGCGAAGTGGCCGAACTGCGCCTACAGTTCCCCGACATCAACCTGAAGGAGCTTGGCGAAATGCTGCCCGGCAAAGTCTCGAAGTCGGGTGTCAATCACCGTCTGCGCAAGCTCGATGAGCTGGCAGAAAAGGCGAAAACAGGGTATACTAACAAAAAATGA
- a CDS encoding YvcK family protein has product MVRYWLLLAWTVCSFGLGLIAAGIGIHSLPGQSSLIGLVCLLMGSGLLAFGWWRDEQITRTQMLLEKRKPRVVVVGGGTGLSVLLRGLKEFDIDITAIVTVADDGGSSGRLRSDFDMPPPGDIRSCLVALSDQEPLLEKLWSHRFKSGEGLAGHSFGNLLIAALTDVTGDFETAIKEASRVLAVGGRVLPAVREAVILRAYMEDGSFVEGESQIPLSGKKIERVEVEPNDLEPLPEALEAIEQADVIVIGPGSLYTSILPNLLVTKLTQAIDAAVAKKVYICNVMTQSGETDHYTASDHVKAIYDHIGLSLFDYILVNSAPIPPAVIEQYREKRAAPVVADLWNLQNLGLNVIARNFLHYSIYARHDARMISEQILALIGRDPNKLRR; this is encoded by the coding sequence ATGGTGCGCTATTGGTTGCTGCTCGCCTGGACCGTCTGTTCGTTCGGCTTGGGCCTGATCGCCGCCGGTATTGGCATTCACAGCCTGCCGGGGCAGTCCTCGCTGATCGGACTGGTCTGTCTGTTGATGGGGTCGGGGCTGTTGGCGTTCGGGTGGTGGCGCGATGAACAGATCACCCGCACGCAGATGCTGCTCGAAAAGCGCAAGCCGCGCGTCGTCGTCGTCGGCGGCGGCACCGGGCTGTCGGTGCTGCTGCGCGGTTTAAAAGAGTTCGACATCGATATCACGGCCATCGTCACCGTCGCCGACGACGGAGGCTCCTCGGGGCGTCTGCGCTCCGATTTTGACATGCCGCCGCCGGGCGACATCCGCTCCTGTCTCGTCGCGTTGTCCGACCAGGAGCCACTGCTCGAAAAGCTCTGGTCGCACCGCTTCAAGAGCGGCGAAGGCCTCGCCGGGCACTCGTTTGGCAACCTGCTGATCGCCGCACTGACCGACGTCACTGGCGATTTCGAGACGGCGATCAAGGAAGCTTCCCGCGTGCTTGCCGTCGGCGGGCGCGTGCTGCCGGCCGTGCGGGAGGCGGTCATCCTGCGCGCCTACATGGAAGACGGCTCGTTCGTCGAAGGCGAATCGCAGATCCCGCTCTCCGGCAAAAAGATCGAGCGCGTCGAAGTGGAGCCGAACGACCTCGAACCGCTCCCGGAAGCGTTGGAAGCGATCGAGCAGGCCGACGTGATCGTCATCGGGCCGGGCTCGCTCTACACGTCGATCCTGCCCAACCTGCTCGTCACCAAGCTGACGCAGGCGATCGACGCAGCCGTTGCGAAAAAAGTCTACATCTGCAACGTGATGACCCAGTCGGGCGAAACGGACCATTACACCGCTTCCGACCATGTCAAAGCGATCTATGACCACATCGGACTCTCCTTGTTCGATTACATTCTCGTCAACTCCGCCCCGATTCCGCCGGCTGTCATCGAGCAGTACCGGGAGAAGCGGGCGGCACCGGTCGTCGCCGATCTGTGGAATCTGCAAAATCTCGGGCTCAACGTCATCGCGCGCAATTTCTTGCACTACTCCATCTATGCCCGCCATGATGCGCGAATGATCTCCGAGCAGATCCTCGCGCTGATCGGACGCGACCCGAACAAACTGCGCCGGTAA
- the rapZ gene encoding RNase adapter RapZ, with amino-acid sequence MQAGINLLLITGLSGAGKSVTMQALEDIGFFCVDNLPPALIPKFGDLIIQSSGTVTKVALVCDLRGGAFFSDLMEALGALEQKSPHINYQIVFLEADDATIVRRFKETRRRHPLAKDGRIVEGIAEERKMLDEIRGNADLIINTSHLKASELRQKILGQFSHIDDQHMKVDIMSFGFKYGVPIEADMVFDVRFLPNPHYVDSLRPLTGKHADVYDYVMKWPITQSFVTKLQDMIDFLIPQFRKEGKTQVVIGIGCTGGKHRSVALAETLHEHLKDREWASVVHRDSEKE; translated from the coding sequence ATGCAAGCGGGTATTAATTTATTGCTGATCACCGGGCTGTCCGGCGCCGGGAAATCGGTGACGATGCAGGCGTTGGAAGACATCGGCTTTTTCTGCGTCGACAACCTGCCGCCTGCGTTGATTCCGAAATTCGGCGACCTGATCATTCAGTCGTCCGGCACAGTGACCAAGGTCGCGCTGGTCTGCGATCTGCGCGGCGGCGCCTTTTTCAGCGATTTGATGGAAGCGCTCGGAGCGCTCGAGCAGAAGTCGCCGCACATCAACTACCAGATCGTCTTCCTCGAAGCGGACGACGCCACGATCGTGCGCCGCTTCAAAGAGACGCGCCGCCGCCATCCGCTGGCCAAAGACGGACGCATCGTCGAAGGCATCGCCGAGGAGCGCAAGATGCTCGACGAGATCCGCGGCAACGCCGACCTGATCATCAACACCTCGCACCTGAAAGCGAGCGAACTGCGCCAGAAGATCCTCGGCCAGTTCTCGCACATCGACGACCAGCACATGAAGGTCGACATCATGTCTTTCGGCTTCAAATACGGCGTGCCGATCGAAGCGGATATGGTGTTTGACGTGCGTTTTCTGCCGAACCCGCACTATGTGGATTCCCTGCGCCCTTTGACCGGCAAGCATGCGGACGTGTATGACTATGTGATGAAATGGCCGATTACGCAATCTTTTGTCACCAAGCTCCAAGATATGATCGATTTTCTTATCCCGCAGTTCCGCAAAGAAGGCAAGACGCAAGTGGTGATCGGCATCGGCTGCACAGGCGGCAAACACCGCTCGGTCGCACTGGCCGAAACGCTCCACGAGCATCTCAAAGACCGCGAGTGGGCGAGCGTCGTACACCGCGATTCGGAAAAGGAATAA